A stretch of the Gracilinanus agilis isolate LMUSP501 chromosome 4, AgileGrace, whole genome shotgun sequence genome encodes the following:
- the LOC123245378 gene encoding LOW QUALITY PROTEIN: mothers against decapentaplegic homolog 5-like (The sequence of the model RefSeq protein was modified relative to this genomic sequence to represent the inferred CDS: deleted 4 bases in 2 codons), with protein MASLFFFTSPAVKRMLGWKQGDEEEKWAEKAVDDLVKKLKKKKGAMEELEKALSSPGQPSKCVTIPPSLDGRLQVSHRKSFTHVIYCRVWRWPDLQSHHELKPLDICEFPFGSKQKEVCINPYHYKRVESPVLPPVVNSIHNTAFWFSSGIYATMTQNATFPDSFQQPNNTPFPLSPNSPYAPSPASSTYPNSPASSGPGSPFQHRDVQPVAYEEPKHWCSIVYYELNKLVGEAFHASSTSVLVDGFTDPSNNKSRFCLGLLSNVKRNSTIENTRRHIGKGVHLYYLGGEVYAECLSDSSIFVQSRNCNFHHGFHPATVCKIPGGCSLQIFNNQEFAQLLAQSVNHGFEAVYELTKMCTIRMSFVKGWGAEYHQQYVTSTPCWIEIHLHGPLQWLDKVLPLMGSPLNPISSVS; from the exons ATGGCCAGTTTGTTCTTTTTTACTAGTCCAGCTGTAAAACGAATGTTGGGCTGGAAACAAGGtgatgaagaggaaaaatgggCAGAAAAAGCAGTTGATGATTTAGtaaaaaagttgaaaaag aaaaaaggtgctATGGAAGAACTAGAAAAAGCACTGAGTAGCCCTGGACAGCCCAGCAAGTGCGTTACTATTCCTCCATCTTTAGATGGACGACTACAGGTTTCTCACAGAAAAAGT TTTACCCATGTTATTTACTGCCGAGTCTGGCGTTGGCCTGATTTACAGAGTCATCATGAGCTGAAGCCATTGGATATTTGTGAATTTCCCTTTGGATCTAAGCAAAAGGAAGTTTGTATCAATCCATACCACTATAAGAGAGTGGAAAGTCCAGTTTTACCTCcagtagtgaattctattcacaaCACAGCCTTCTGGTTCAGTTCAGGAATCTACGCCACAATGACACAGAATGCCACGTTCCCAGATTCTTTCCAGCAGCCCAACAACACTCCTTTCCCCTTATCACCAAATAGCCCTTATGCTCCTTCTCCAGCTAGCAGCACATACCCCAACTCTCCTGCCAGTTCTGGACCAGGAAGTCCATTTCAAC ACAGAGATGTCCAGCCTGTTGCTTATGAAGAGCCCAAGCACTGGTGTTCAATTGTGTACTATGAATTAAACAAACTAGTTGGAGAAGCTTTTCATGCATCTTCAACAAGTGTTTTAGTTGATGGATTTACAGATCCTTCCAACAACAAAAGCAGATTCTGCTTAGGTCTTTTGTCAAATGTTAAACGTAACTCAACAATTGAAAACACCAGGCGGCATATTGGAAAAGGGGTTCACCTTTATTACCTTGGAGGGGAAGTCTACGCTGAATGCCTGAGTGACAGCAGTATATTTGTACAGAGTAGAAACTGCAactttcatcatggctttcatcCTGCCACTGTCTGTAAGATTCCTGGTGGCTGCAGCCTACAGATTTTTAACAATCAAGAGTTTGCTCAGCTTTTGGCACAATCTGTCAACCATGGATTTGAGGCAGTCTATGAACTCACCAAAATGTGTACAATTCGAATGAGCTTTGTAAAGGGCTGGGGAGCTGAATATCACCAGCAATATGTTACCAGTACCCCATGCTGGATTGAAATTCATCTTCATGGACCTCTACAGTGGCTGGATAAAGTACTTCCTCTGATGGGCTCCCCTCTTAATCCCATATCTTCTGTTTCATAG